TAGTGGACCGAGCTCTTTTCGATTTCAGAGCATGTGGCTCAGGCACCATGGCTTTTTGCAGACGGTGAGGCTTAATTGGAATTTTCCGTGTCATTTGAACGGCATGCCCCGTCTTTTTGTGAAATTGAAGCGCCTCAAGAGCCATTTGAAGTGGTGGAATAAGAGTGTTTTTGGTGATCTTTTTGCCAAACTTGCTGAGGCGGAGCAGGCTATCCGGCTTGCTGAGGCTGTTTGCGAGGCTGATCCTTCTGATTTGCATTGGACTAGTTTGTCTAATTGCAATGCAGATCTTGCTCGGGTTACCGccatggaggcggatttttggCGGCAAAAAGCCGCTTGTAGGTGGATAGAGGATGGTGAGAGAAATACCAAACTCTTCCACAATATGGTCAAGAAAAAAAGGGTGGCCAATAAGATTTTTCGGATTTGGGATCATGGTGCTTGCCTTACTTCCCCTGATCTTATTCAGCAGTCTGGGGCCGCTTTTTTTCAAAACCTGCTTACTGGGGATCTTTTTGTGCTTTCCTGTCCAGATTTTTCTGATTTCCCCTTGGTGATCTCGGATTTGGAGAACGCCACTATTGCTGCCCCTCCCTCATTGGAGGAGGTTCGGGCGACTGTCTTCTCTATACATCGTGATAGTGTGGCGGGGCCTGATGGTTTCTCTTCGGCTTTCTTTCAGCATTGCTGGGAGATTGTTCATCAGGATGTTTTGGATGCGGTCCTGGATTTTTTTCGGGGTAGTCCCATGCCACAGGGTTTCACTGCCACCACGATCACATTGATTCCCAAAGTCATGGGTGCTCAGGCTTGGTCGGACTTTCGTCCTATCAGCTTGTGTAATGTGACTAATAAGATAATTTCCAAACTTTTATATTCCCGGCTGAAGGAGGTGGCGGAGAGGCTTGTTTCGTGGAATCAGAGTGGCTTTGTTCCAGGGAGGGTGATTTCGGATAATATCCTCCTTGCTCATGAGCTCACTCATAGTCTTTCTCTCCCCACCCGTGGTGGCAACGTGATTTTGAAACTGGATATGGCTAAAGCTTATGATAGGGTCCAATGGTCTTTTCTGTTGGATGTTTTGAGGCATTATGGGTTTTCAGATCAGGTAGTGTCGATGATATCTGCCTGCATTTCTCATTGCCAATTTTCAGTTAATATCAATGGTTCACTCACTGGATTCTTTGGATCCACTCGGGGTTTCCGGCAGGAAGACCCTTTGTCCCCTCTTCTTTTCATTCTTGGGGCTGAGTACCTTTCGCGTGGTCTTGATCGTCTTTATCGTCAGTATCCTGCGATTAGGTACCGATCTGGTTGTGATCTCCTTGTCTCCCACCTGGCCTATGCTGATGATATCATTATTTTTGCCAATGGTGGGACTCGTGTCATGAACAGTCTCATGGATTTTTTGCATCACTATGAAAACTGCTCGGGGCAGTTGGTGAATGCGGTGAAGAGTGTTCTTATTTTGCCTCCGAGGTGTTCGGATCGTACCCGTTCCCGTCTCCTTCGTATCACTAGGTTTGGGGAGGGTCATTTTCCTATCAAATACCTTGGAGTTCCTTTGTTTCGTGGGAATAGAGTTTGTTCTCTTTTTGATCCCCTTGTGCAGATGGTGAGTAAGAAGTTGGAGGGTTGGGAGCTTAAAACTCTTTCCCCGGGGAGTCGTATGACCCTCCTTAGGAGTGTTCTCCTTTCGGTTCCCCTTTACATGTTCCAGGTAGTCCAGCCACCTCTGGCAGTTATGGAGAGGCTCGAGAATGTTTTCAATGGTTTCTTGTGGGGGTCCAGACCCTTGGATAAGAAATGGCATTGGGCGAGGTGGTCTCGTGCATGTCTTCCTGTCTCTGAAGGGGGTCTTGGATTTCGCAGGCTCAAAGATATTGTGGAAAGCTTCTCCATTAAATTATGGTTTCGTTTTCGTCAAGGTTCATCCCTATGGGCCAAATTTATGATGAGAAAATACTGCCAGTTGGTGCATCCAGCTTGTGTTTCATCTGCTGGGttcatttctcccacttggcgtCGTTTGCTTAAGATTAGGCCTCGTGCTGAATCTGGCATTCGATGGAGAGTTGGGATGGGAGATGTTAATTTTTGGGATGATGTCTGGTGTGGGGATGTTCCATtatctagtcagttaccgattCGGGGGGATCGAGGTGTCCGTGTTTCTCACTTTATTTCAGATGGGGTTTGGGATTTTGATTTCCTCTGTTCAGTTGTTCCTCCCTCTGTTGCTGAGACTATTGCTCTGATCCCTATTGCATTGGGTGAGCCCGATTTGGCCATTTGGGTGCATAGTTCTGACGGTGTTTTTTCGATAAAATCTGCTTGGGAGCTTGTCCGCCTGAGAGACCAAGTTTCTGATATATTCACTCTTTGCTGGGGCAGTTGGCTGAGGCCTACTATGTCTTTCTTCCTATGGAGGTTTTGGCATCAATGGCTTCCAGTTGACGATGTTCTCCAACGTCGTGGTTTCGAGTTGGCGTCTAAATGTCAGTGCTGTGAGATGCCTGAGACATTCACGCACATTTTCATTGACAGCCCTATTGCTAGATCTGTATGGCATTTTTTTGGGGCTGTTTTTCATGTCCGTATTCCCCTTACTAGTGATTTCAGACTCTTCCTCAGTGCTTGGAAGAGGCATCCGGGGTGGACACCTAGAGGCCACGTGAAGGAGTTTTTGCCTTTCATTGTTTTATGGTTTCTCTGGACAGCTAGGAATGATGCGAAACACCGTCATTTGCACATTTCTTGGGAGACTGTTAAGTCTCAGATTTTGTCCTATTTGCGTCTCGCTCACGCTGCGTCTACTGTTAAGCCCATGCACTGGCGTGGTGTTTTACATGCTGCGAGGTCGCTAGGGTTTTTTGTTGATACGCGCAGGGTTCATAAAATGGCGATTGTCCGTTGGTTGAGACCGCCGGTTGGGTGCTTCAAACTGAATGTGGATGggagttcgagaggtagtcctgGAGCTTCTACTGTTGGTGGTGTTGTTCGTGACTCCTCTGGTCAGGTGCTGGTTTCTTTCAGTGAGTTCATTGGAGTTGGGACCAATATCCGGGCAGAACTTTGGGCTATTTGGAGGGGTCTTATCATTTCTTCTGATCTTCATTTCTTCCCTCTTTGGATTGAGACTGACTCTCGTATATCTCTTCTTATACTTTCGCTCCCGCCGGTGTACTTGGGGTCTTGAGCATATTGTTACACGGATTCGTTTGCTGATGAGGGGGCGTTCAGTTCATCTATCGCATATTTACCGGGAAGGGAATTCGGTGGCGGATGCCTTGGCGGCGAGGGCTCATTTACTCCGGAATTAtaccttagagttaggtccTTCACTACCTAGAGATATCTCCATCCTTGCCCGTTCGGATCGTTCCGGGCTCCCTTACCTTAGATATAGATACTCTTAGCCATTTGTGCCCTTTCCTCTTTTTGGATCTCTTTCTGTATCACATCTGTTgggtattatatatatatatatatatatatatatatatatatatatgtatttttattgcaGGTATATTGCTCTGGGAGTTTGTTTGTCATTCTCATTTCTCTGTGCTAGTGGGTCCAGACACTGGCACAGGATGTGTTTGTCCTGGTTATTGTTCTTGCTGGATGTTTTCCACTTTCATATGGTCCGAGCAAGTGGGTACAGACACTTGCTCATGACGTGTTTGTTCTTGTTTGTTCGGAGTGGGTTTCTGCACTGTTTCTGGTGGTGCTTTCCTTTGGCCCACTCATGGTCCCTGGCGGGCGTTTACTGCTGGTTCTCCTTGCTCGCCGTATCAGCTATAGTAGCGGTGTTTGCTGGATGTCATGGTGGATTCACAGGGTGCTTTCAGGATGATCCTCTGTTTCTTGCCATGTTCATCAGACTTCTACTTCATGGGATTGTGCTTTATGTTCTTTTGCTTCAGATGTTGGATATCTTTTGTTCTGGCGGGATTGCGATCTATATTTTGCTCTTGGATCGCCATCGTATAGTGACTTCCTGGCCAGACATACTTTTGACTGGAGGGTTCGGTACAGTTGTCAGCTACCAGATTATATTCATTTTGACAGATAGCATTCTCCAGGGTGATAGCTCAGGGATGAGAGCTTTTGCATTGACTATGCGTTCATCTCGCCGTTATCATTTGGTCTTCCTCAGCATGTTGTTATTAGTGCTTCTTGTATTTGTTTTGTTTCTGGCGTTTTTCAGTAGCATTCTAGGGTTAGTTTTGCTTCTGTATTTACTCCCCTAGGATGCTTTGTTTTTTTTCGTTTCTACTGTTTTAGCCTTTTTGAGGAGGTTTTGGTTTTATCCACCTCCTCTTTTAGGTTTTTATTCTGTCTTCTGTATTTTGTTACTGTCTATTTTGTGGATATATACAGGTCggggtctgcctaacccccccgcttccggcggtgttttccggaaaaaaaaaaaaaaccctaaaccctaaacattTGCCCCCAAAAAATTTTCTCTGAAAAAAACACACAGTAAAACGTGAGAAAAAACACACTAAAACCATCACTATTCACGCCCTAATTGCCGCCATGCCGCCGGACCCCGGCCGACGAACCACCCCACCTGAACCGCCTCCTCACGGCGAGCACCCTGTCCAAGTTTCAGTCCAATCGGAGTCCGGTAACCCCTCCAAATCGCCGATTGAAATCGCGCCATTTCCGTCCAAAATCGCGTCGTCGCCGTGCACTGTTCCTCCCGGCGCCGACTACCTACCATCTGACTCGCCTCGAGCAGACGAGTCCATTCGTACCAGCCCCACTCTCGACCACTCAGTATTTTCGCCGGAATCATCTTCTGAAACTTCGCCTGCACTGTTCATCGCGGCGGCGGGAACTCTTCCGCTTCGTCCGGCCGATTCCGGTCATCTTTTTCCACAACAAGCCCCGATCTGGAATCGCGAGACTGAGACGATTCCATTGCCACAGGCCTCGTTCCCAACCGTGTTCTCCTCCGGTGGCAATTTTAGATCTACCGATTTCCACCCTCAAACCCTAGCTGCGTCGGAATCTTTCTCAAATTACTCCGGCGTGGTGGCTCCGTTCACTAATTCCTCACTACCGTATACTCCTCATTCCATGGGTTCTCCAACCATTCCATCAATTTCAGAAAATTCCCCGCCGATCAAAAACCCCCAAATCGGTGAGATTCCGTTCACTTCGCCGCCGATTTCAGGTACTGTTCCGGCGTATTTTTTCAATTCCTCTTTAGGATCTAGTCTTCCAGTCATGGGTCGAGTTTTGCCACCTTCAATTTCAGGTTTCCGGCCACCGGTCGGAAACCCCCAAATTCTAGGGCAAAATCGAATTTATCCACATTCTTTGATGCAATCGGCCCCTCTGCTGCCCGGTTCTAGTGGATTGAAGACCGGTTCTGTGTTCTCCTCACCGTCGCCGATCTTGGGTGCATCTCCGGTGGTCAACTCGGTGGTCAACTCGGCCGGGTCAACTCAACGAGTTGACCGAGTCAACTCAAAAGTCAACAACTCGGGTATGGCTTCTAAATCTGATTCTCGTGCAACTAAGAAGTTTTCAGTGTCATTTAGGGATGCTCTGGCTCCTACTTCCCCTCGCTCGGGGAAGAATGGCTTTGGAGATGTCGTCGATGCTATGGACGAAATGCCCCCACCGACGCTTAAGGATGGGAAACCGGGTATTCATTTCCCGGATGAGGTAATGTCTTCCCTGACCGAGCCTTTTAAGTTTTCCTTAGTTGGGAAGATTTCTGGTAATAGATCCTTAGTCCCGAACTCGGGAATTTCTACGGCTTTTGCTCGTTTGGGATTGAAGCGATCTTTTGATTTGAGGTTCTTGCCTCGGGGTTTTCTGATCCTTTCACTTCATTGTGAAGAGGATTATGCGTTATTTTGGACGCGTGGGCAGATGATGGTGGGTCCTCTTGGGATCCGTTTCTCCAAATGGACCCCCGAATTCAATCTTCAAGAAGAATCTCCCATCGCCCCTGTTTGGGTGCGTCTCCCGGGTTTGCCCATTCACCTGTTTAACAAGAAAAGTCTTTTTGCCTTTGCCAAGATTTTGGGCAACCCGGTGAAAATGGATGACTTTACTGCTGACTCCTCTCGAGCGCTTTTGCTCGTGTCTGTGTGGAGCTGAATGTGTTGGAAACACCCGTTAAGCAAATTTGGGTGCGTTGGGGTGATCATACTCAGGAGATTGATGTTGTGTATGAGAAAATACCTGGGTATTGCACGGATTGCAAGATGTTGGGTCATTCGACCGACGTTTGCTATTCTCATGGTAAAAATCCTAAACCTGCTCGATCCAAGCCTGCTGATCGAGGGCCTCCTCAGCCGGAGGCGCCTCCTGCTCAGGCACCACCTGAGGGTGCAGCCCCTGTCATTGTCCCGGGACCACAGCCCCAGCTTCATGTCAATGGCCATGGTCCCCGGCGTAGACAGAGACGGAGGCCTGTTCGTCAGGCTCTCCCGAGGGATGATCCCCTTGCTTCGAACTCTTTTGGAGTTCTTTCACATTTGCAGGAGACAGAGGTAGGCTCTGCGGAGCTTGGATTAGGTGTTCCTGTTCCATCTGTTAGTTTGAGCTCTCATCAGGAGGCCCCCATTTCTGACCGCCCTGAGGTCTCGGTGGCTGAGGACGATGAGAGTGTTCCTTTTGTGGACTGTGTGGATGACCTTGGATCTCCACGCCCGGATGTGGTGACTGTGTTTGGCCCTCCGGAGGTTTGTATTGAAAATCATAGCAGCCACTCGGTCCCATCTTTTCCCGCATCCCCTGCTGATGCCACTTCTATGCTGGACGAGTTGATTGCTCGACAGGGACCCCCTATGCTTGAGATGACTCCCAGTCACATGTCGACTGATGATCCTGATCAGGATTTTGATCGACATTCTGTGTCTGGAGTTAGTTGTGGGTCTGAGTGTAGTATTCAGGACACTGACATGTCCAATCCCAGAAAAAGACCTCAGGGTGATGGTCGGAGATCGCATAAAAAGCGATCAGATCCTTCTTCCACCCGTTCCCCATGAATTGCTTAATCTGGAATATCCGGGGACTTCGAGGTTTGGAGTCCCAGCAGAGGCTTCATGCCTTTGTGAAGGAGAAACAGATTAAGGTTTTGGCTGTTTTGGAGCCCATGATTGATCTGGATCCGAGATTCATGACTCGCCGTTTGGGGTTTTCTGGAGTCATCTCTAATCTCTCCGGTCATATCTGGGTATTTTTTGCTGCTGATGTGAGGGCGGAGTGTGTTTTTGATCATGCTCAGTTCCTTCACATCAGAGTCTCTGCCTCTTTCTTGCCGACAGAGATATTTTGTTCTTTTGTCTATGCTAGATGTGATTATGTTCAGCGTAGGGATCTTTGGGCTTCCTTGCTTTTGGTCAAGCCTGTTTTGGGTCCCTGGCTGGTTGGGGGCGACTTTAATGTCGTCAGGGATGCTTCTGAGTGCTTGGGCTCCCGTGGTGGTAGGTTGCTACCCATGGAGGAGTTCAACACTTTTATTCTTGACTCTGGCCTGATTGATGCTGGTTTTGAGGGGTCTTCGTTCACTTGGACGAATAAGACCATCTGGAAGCGGTTGGACAGGGTCTTGGTTTCTGTTGATTGGGGAGATCATTTCAGCTCGATTCGGGTTGAACATCTCGCTCGTACTGTCTCGGATCACTGTCCGCTTTTGGTCACCGCTCCTGTTTTTGCCCGTGGCCCGAGCTCGTTTCGCTTCCAGCGTATGTGGGTTCGGCACCATGGTTTTTTGCAGACTGTGAGGCTTAATTGGAATCTGCCTTGAAGTCTGAGCGGCATGCCTCGGCTTTTTGCCAAGATGAAGCGTCTTAAGCATCACCTCCGGTGGTGGAATCGGGATGTTTTTGGTaacatctttgatagaattACTGAGGCTGAGAGGGCTGTTCGTTCAGCCGAGGCTGTCTGTGAGGCCGACCCTTCTGACGCGAATTGGACTTCTCTGTCCGATCGCAATGAGGATCTGGCCCGTATCACCGccatggaggcggatttttggAAACAGAAAGCGGCTTGCCATTGGCTTGAGGATGGTGAGCGGAACACCAGACTCTTCCATAATATGGTGAGGAAGAAGCGCGTTGCGAATAAAATTTTCCGCATATGGGAGAATGGGGTCTGCCTGACGTCTCAGGATTTGATTCAGCAGTCAGGAGCCTTGTTTTTCCAGGATCTTCTTACCGGGGAGCCCACTGCGCTCGATTGCCCTGATTTTTCGGGTCTCCCCTCGGTTATCTCTGACGTCGAGAATGATGGTTTTGCTGCGACTCCCTCTTTGGAGGAGGTCCGCGCGACCGTCTTCTCTATTCACCCTGATAGCGTTGCTGGCCCTGATGGCTTTTCTTCGGCGTTCTTTC
This region of Primulina eburnea isolate SZY01 chromosome 14, ASM2296580v1, whole genome shotgun sequence genomic DNA includes:
- the LOC140812304 gene encoding uncharacterized protein, producing the protein MNCLIWNIRGLRGLESQQRLHAFVKEKQIKVLAVLEPMIDLDPRFMTRRLGFSGVISNLSGHIWVFFAADVRAECVFDHAQFLHIRVSASFLPTEIFCSFVYARCDYVQRRDLWASLLLVKPVLGPWLVGGDFNVVRDASECLGSRGGRLLPMEEFNTFILDSGLIDAGFEGSSFTWTNKTIWKRLDRVLVSVDWGDHFSSIRVEHLARTVSDHCPLLVTAPVFARGPSSFRFQRMWVRHHGFLQTVRLNWNLP